Genomic window (Subtercola endophyticus):
AGTGCCGCGATCTGCTTGGCCGTCAGCGCAGGAGCGAAGAGCACCTCGGCTCCGGCCAGGCGTGAAGCCAGGTTTTTGTGCGTCGTCTCGTCGCCGGCAACAGCATCGTACGGCTCGGGGGAACCTGCGACGGCAGACTCGTGCGCCACGAAAACCAAGGGCAGCCCGCTCTCATCGGAGACAGACTGCAGCAGCCGCGCGACATCGTCGAGATAGTCGCCCATCGGCTCGAGGCCGGCGAAGGGCGGAAAGCTGACGACGATGTAACCCCGGGCTTCGAGCGCGGCGAGCCGGGAATCCGTCGGCGCCTCGTCGGCGAGAAAGGCGGCGTCGTCGGGCACACGATGCAGCCGCTCGGGCGACACCCCCAGCGCGAGCGCGTCGTCGAAGGAGCTCTGCTCCCGCACCCCCACGACAACGGCAGAGCCGAGGATGCCCGTCAGCAGTTCGCGGTCGCGCGCACCCAGCAGCGGTCCGATCGACTGCCCGCTGACCACGAGCGGCTTGCCGAACACCGCGGCGAGTTCAGCAAGAGCGGCGCGTTCATAGATGTGCTCCACAAAGACGGTGGTGAGATTGCCACCACCCGAGATGATCACGGCGTCAGAATCGGCGACGGCCTCGATCACCGACCAGGCAGGGTCGAGAGCGTCGAGGGCTTCGGCGTGTCCGGCTGCCGCGCGAAGCACGGAGGCGAGACGCGTTTCGCGTTCTGCCCGCGTCGGCGTCATCGCGTCGCTGAACCCGATTCGGCCGATTGCACGGGCGTCATACCGATCGCTGGAGTCGGCGGGGTTCGCCGAGACGATGGTGGCGTCGACGTCGACACGCGCACGCAGCTCGTCGAGAAGGCATTCCAGCATCGCCTCGTCACCCGCGTGGTAGGTCGTCACGGCGCCCACGTCGCCGATAATCACGAGTCGCATCATGCTCCTTGTTCACTTTCTGCGGAGGCCTCGGGCTGCATTGCACCCGTAGCCGTGAGCAGAAGACCGAGCCGTGCGGCGGTTGCTTCTGCCGAAAAATCGTGGAGGGCCGACGCGGCGGCTCTGCTCTGCCGATCGCGGGCCGACGAGGCTCTCAGCAGCGCAGACAGTGCCCGCACGGAGTGGGCGAAGTCGGCGCGCCCGTCGGCGTCGAGGGGAACGAGGCTCGCGGTCGAAGAATCGGTCGCCCAGAGTTGCGCCGAGCCGCCACTGGCTACGACGGGAGTAGCGGCTGCCATCGCGTCGGCGACGACGAGACCGAGCGGCTGTTCACTGTGCAGAGAGATCACGATGTCGGCGGCGCGGGCAAGCACGCCCTTTTCAGCGGGAGTGACCTGCGACGACACGAGAATCACGTCTCGCCGGTCGGTGCCCACGGCGAAGGCCAGTCGCTCGCGATCTGCCACAGGCAACTGCGCAGTGAGAACGACCAGTCGGGAGGGCCACGCCACGGCATCGTTCGCGGCACGAAAGACCTCGAGAGTGAGCAGCAGGTCGTCAACTGTCGACCGGCCGGGACGGCCTGCATCGCAGAGCACGATGAGGTCGCCTTCGGCGCGGTCGAGCATCCATTCGCTCGTCGACACGGCCCCGGCCGAGCGAGTCGATTCGAGGGGGAACGATACCTGACGAACGGTCTGCACTGCGGTGCCGGCGCGCGTCTCGGCTGCCAGGCGCTCGGCAGCCGCGCGGCTGGTCACCCAGAGTTCGCCGAATGCGGCACGGGAGGCCGGCGAATCACTGACCGCCGGCGCGTCCCCGAGAACGACCGCGATCGACCGCCCGTGCCCGTGGTCGAGGGCGAGGGAGATCTCGCTGTTCACGGCCTGATCGGCCGCCAGCAGCACGATCATGTTGTCGCGATCGATCTGCTCGACCAGCCGGATGCCCGGGGCCTGCGCCGCCCGATCAGGCGCAGTATGCAATCCGATCACCGAGAACGGCCCGGGGGTGAGCAGCACGCTGTTGGCCAGGCGAACGGCGATCTCATGCTCATCGGTACCCGGAACGGTCGCCACGACGACTGCCCAGCCGAGCGAGCTGCGCTGCGGGGCACGACTGCCGTCGTCGATCTGCTCGACCGGGGCGAGCCGCGACTCGACAGCAGCTTTCGCTTGCTGAGCGGAGGGGTCGTGAGCGAACCAGTCTTTGTACGCTTGACCAGTGGAAACCAGCACGTCGCTGAACGCCGACCGCAGATCGGATCGACCGCTCCAGACGGCGAATTCGATCGCTGTCAGCGTGGCGAGGCGATCGCCGAACGCGGGCCGGAGCAGCCACGACGCAAACGCGTCGGGGTGCTCGAAGGCGTCGGGCGGAGGTGTCAGCGGTTCGATGTCGCCGCGCTCGACCGAGCGCACGAGCCGGCGGATCGATGATGTCAGCCGCACCCCGTTCGGCAGGGTGTCGAAGCGGTACGCCACGTCGCGTTGCTCGAGATACCCCGCGGCGATCAGGGCGTCGCCGTACTCGTCGCAGAGCGTGCGCAGCAATGGATGCTCGCTCAGAAGTACGCGCGGATTCTCTTGCGTATGCTTCGACAACAGCCACGGCAGGCGCGGGTCGTACCCGCTGAAGTGCAGAAAACGCAGCGGGAATCCGCCGGCCGTCAGCGCGCCGGCAACTCCGCCGAGGGGCCTCTCGTGCAGGTTCCAATGCGCAACGTTGAGCCCGCGGTCGCGTGAGATCGTGCAGGCGAACAGCGACGGCACCCAATCGATGAAGCGCTGGTCGGTGAAGAGCGCGTTCGCCGGATCGGAGATCGCGTCGAAGCGCAGCCGATCGTTCCACCAGGCGAGAAACCGGAAGGCGGAGGCCCCCACTGCGATGAAGCCGAGGTTGTAGATTCCGGCGGTCATGACCATCTGTTCGGAGACGATCTTTCCGTCGCGCGGAAACGGGGTGAGCACATGGGGGGTCAACACGATTCCGCCGGCCTCGGCGTCGTGCAGAACATCCGCCACCGAGGCGAACAGCTGAATGTCGGGGTCGAAGTAGGCGACCGCCTTGTGCCCCCGGCGAATGAGGTGCATCAGAAGGGCCGGCTTGAGCGAGGTGGAGAACTCCATGACGTCGTAGATCGTCATCATCGAGTGTAGTGTGCGGGAATCGAGCCCGAGATCGGCAGGTAAGACGACCTCGCCGATTCCCAGCAGTGACCGATCTGCTTCGTCGCCGTCGACGACCAGGGTGTAGAGCGGTACGCCCGGGTTGAGACTCGCGAAGCTGGCGCTGAGTACGCGCGCCTGTGCGAGATAGTTGCGTGCGATGATCGTGCACGCGCCGAACGATGTCATGCGGTCAACGACGCGCGGTCGTGTAGTGGTGGTCGTACCACTCGTAGGTTTCGCCGATGGCGTCGCCGAACGAGGTCGTCTGGCTCCAGCCGAGGCCGGTCAGTTTCGAGATGTCGTAGGAGCGGTTGCGCTGACCGTTCGGCTTGGAGGCATCCCACTCCACCTCGCCCTGGTAGCCCGAGGCGTCTTTCAGAACGTCGACGGTCTCACGAATCGACACCTCACGGCCCGAGGCGAGGTTGTAGACGCCGCTTCCGCTTTCGAGCAGCACGCGCAGCCCCTCGGCGGCGTCTTTGCTGTACAAGAAATCGCGACGGGCCGTGCCGTCACCCCACACCACCATCTGCTCTCCGTTGCGCACCGAACGGTGAAAGCGCGACACGAGCGACGGAAGCACGTGCCCCGACACCTCGTCGAAGCGATCGTTCGGCCCGAACAGGTTCGTTGACAAAGCGAAGGCGAAGTCGGTGTCGTACTGCTCTTTATACGCGTCGAGCTGAGCCAGCATGCCGCGCTTCGCGTGCGCGTAACCCGCCTCAGACGAGTGCGGCGGGCCGGCCCAGATGTCGGCCTCAGACATCGGCAGGCTCAGTCCGTCGGAGTACATCGCGACCGAGCCCATGGCCACGATCTTCGTGGCACCCGAGACCCGAGCGGCCTCGATGACGTTCGAGTTGATGCGGATGTTGTCGTAGTAGATCGCGCCCGGGCTTTTCAGGTTTCCCATCAGGCCGTGCACACGAGCCGCCAGATGCACGACGAACTCCGGAGCGACGGTCTGGAACAGCGCCATCGTCGCCGATTCGTCACGAAGATCGGCCTGGTCTGACGACGCCGCGTAGACCGAGTAACCATGCTCTGCGAGATTGTTTACAACCGCCGAGCCGATGACGCCGGTCGCCCCCGTGACCAGCACGTCTTTCTGTTTCACTTCTCTGCTTTCGAATTCGTGCGAACCCCACCAATTCGCAAAGACTTACACACCCTAATTCTTAGCGTTCGATAAGCAAAACCGACTCACTTACAGAGCATTGAATCGGCCGAGAAAGGCCGCGCCGGTTACGGGGAGGGCTTAGGTCGGAGCTGACGCGATATGTCCGCAATACGTCGACATAATGCGTCAGCTCCGACGAAAGTGCCGCGAGTTCTCAGCGGCGGCACGGCGAGCGCGGCGGGCCCGGAGGCAGCACGCCCGCGCGGCTTACGCCGACTCGGCGTGCGCCTGCAGGAACTCGTAGACCTCGCGGTCGTCAACACCGGGGAACTTGCCCGAGGGAAGGGGCGAAAGCACGTGGGCGTGCAGGCGCGCGCTCGGCCAGGCGCTCTCCGACCAGCGGTCGACGAGGTCGCTCGGCGGGCGCTTGCAGCAGGACTCGTCGGGGCAGCGCGAGAGCGAGCGCTTCTCGGTGTCGCGGCCGCGGAACCACTTCGCGTCGGCGAAGGAGGTGCCGAAGCTGATGGAGAACTCCCCCGCGGCGGTCGTTCCGGTCTGGGTAGCGCACCAGAAGGTGCCGCTCGGGGTGTCGGTGTACTGGTAGAACTCGGTCGAGCGATTTGTGCGAGTGAGCGCGATGCGCGCGGCCCAGTTGCGGCAGACGAACTGCCCTTCCACCGCGCCCGTCACGTCGTGCGGCAACGGCAGGCCGTCGTTCTCGTAGGCCTTCTGAATGGCGCCGTCGTCGGTGAGGCGAAGGAAATGCACGTCGATGCCGAGGTGCGAGGTGGCGAGGTTGGTCATCCGCAGCGCCGCGGCCTCGTGCGTGACACCGAACGCGTCGCGAAAGTCTTCGACCGACAGGTCTCGCCGGGCCTTGGCCGCCGCGAGGAACTTGACCGAGGCGGTCTGTGGCATCAGGCACGCCGCCGCGAAGTAGTTGATCTCGAGCCGCTGCCGCAAGAACTCGGCGTAGTTGCTCGGCGGCTGGTGGCCGAGCACGCGATGCGCCATCGCCTGCAGCGCCATCGACCGCAGGCCGTGACCGCCGGGAATGGATGCCGGTGGCAGGTAGATGCGCCCGCTCGCCAGGTCGGTGACCGACCGCGCCGAGTGCGGCAGATCGTTCACGTGGATCAGGCTGAAGCCGAGGTCTTCGGCCAGCAGGCTCACGGTGCGGTGGCTGAGCGCACCGCCCTGGTGCCCCACGCGGGCAAGCATCTGCTCGACGAGCTTCTCGAGGTCGGGCAGATAGTTGTCGCGCTCACGCATGGCGTCGCGCAGCTCGGTGTTGGCCCGGCGAGCTTCTTCGGGCGTCGCGATGGATTCGGTCGCGCGCCGGATGAGTTCGCGGTGCATCCCCACGAGGGCCTCGAGCGTCTCTTGAGGCAGGTTGCGGCTGGCCGGCACCCGAGGCAGTCCGAGCGAGGCGTAGAGGTCGCCGCTCTGCGCCCGGGCGAGTTCGATCTCGAGGGCGGTACGGGCATCCGGAGCCTCGTCGCTCAGCAGCTCGGCCAGCGGCACGTTCAGCTCGCTCGACAGCGACTGCAGCAGCGAGAACTTGGGCTCGCGGCGCCCGTTCTCGATAAGCGAAAGCTGACTGCCGACGACGCCGACACGCTCGCCCAGCTGGTCGAGCGTGAGGTCGGCATTCTTGCGGAAATGCCGGATGCGACGGCCCAGAGTGATGAGGTCGGTCGAGGTAGACGTGGGCATCTTTGCTTCCTGTAAAGAACGGGGAATCTTTCGGGGGAACAAAGAAGAATCTAACGCAAATTGGGCGCAAAGTTGAAGAACGCAAACAAAATTCCCCGAAAAGCCACCCGCTGATGCATTGTCATTGGCTGCGTCAGCATCGACGACGAGGAGACACACCATGAGCATTCTGCGCAGTGACCAGCCCGAGCCAGTCAACAACCGCGCCCCCAAGGCCAGCGCCCTTCGCCTCGTCGAGACCGGCGAGATCGCTGCCGTCGCCGGCCCCGCGAGCCCCTTTCGTATCGACGCAGGCATTGCAGCCTGGGTTTCTGACGTCGCTGCGTTGACGCAGCCCGACGAGATCGTCTGGTGCGACGGGTCGACCGCCGAGTGGGATCAGCTCACCAAGCTGATGATCTCGCAGGGCACCCTCATCCGGCTCAACCCGGAATGGCGCCCGAACAGCTTCTTGGCCCGCAGCGACCCGGCCGACGTCGCCCGTGTCGAAGACCGCACGTTCATCTGCTCGACCGAAGAGATCGACGCCGGCGTCACGAACAACTGGCGCGAGCCGAGCGCGATGAAGGATGAACTGCTCCCCCTCTTCGCCGGCAGCATGCGCGGCCGCACCATGTATGTGGTGCCGTTCTCGATGGGCCCCGTCGGCGGCGCGCTGTCGCAGGTCGGCGTGCAGCTGACCGACTCGCCCTACGTCGTGGTGAGCATGGCGCTGATGACGCGCATCGGCACCCCCGTGCTCAACCTCATCACCGACGACACCGAGTGGGTTCCCGCGCTGCACAGCGTCGGCGCTCCGCTGGTGGATGCCGCGGGCGTGCGCAGCGACGACGTCGCCTGGCCGCACAACCCCTCTAAATACATCGCGCACTTTCCGGAGACTCGCGAGATCTGGTCGTTCGGATCGGGCTACGGCGGAAACGCGTTGCTCGGCAAGAAGTGCTTCGCCCTGCGCATCGCGTCGGTCATGGCCCGCGACGAGGGCTGGATGGCCGAGCACATGCTGCTCATCAAGGTCACCTCACCCGAGCAGCACGTCTACCACCTCGCGGCCGCCTTCCCTTCGGCGTGCGGCAAGACCAACCTCGCCATGCTGAAGCCGACCGTTCCGGGCTGGAAGGTCGAGACCATCGGCGACGACATCGCCTGGATGCGCCCCGGCCCGAACGGCAAACTGCGCGCCATCAACCCCGAGCGCGGCTTCTTCGGCGTCGCCCCAGGTACGGGCATCGTCACCAACCAGACCGCGGTCGACACCATGTGGGGCAACACCATCTTCACGAACGTCGCGCTGCGCGACGACGGAGACGTGTGGTGGGAGGGTCTCACCCCGAACCCGCCGGCGCACCTCATCGACTGGCAGGGCAACGACTGGACTCCCGACTCCAAGACTCCCGCCGCGCATCCGAATGCCCGGTTCACCGTCACGGCCGACCAGTGCCCCTCGATCGCCCCGGAATGGGACGACCCCGCCGGTGTCGAGATCGACGCCATTCTGTTCGGCGGCCGCCGCCCCTCGACCGTTCCGCTCGTCGCCCAGGCGAAGAGCTGGTCGCACGGCGTGTTCGTCGGTGCCACGATGGCGTCGGAGACCACCGCCGCCGCTACCGGTGCGGTCGGCCAGCTGCGTCACGACCCGTTCGCCATGCTGCCGTTCGTCGGTTACAACATGGCCGACTACTTTCAGCATTGGCTCGACATGGGCGAGACGCTCGGTTCCGACGCTCCCCCGATCTTTCAGGTCAACTGGTTCCGCAAGAACGACGAGGGCAAGTTCATCTGGCCCGGATTCGCCGAGAATTCGCGCGTGGTCGAGTGGATCATCCGCCGCCTCGAGGGTGAAGTCGCCGCGCGCCAGACGCCCATCGGCGGCCTGCCGCTCGCTCACGAGTTCAACATCGAGCGCACCGACGTCACCGAAGAAGAGCTGCAGACCCTGATCGGTCTCGACAAGCAGGCGTGGCTCACCGAAGCCAACGAGACCGAGCAGTACTTCGGCACGCTCGGAGACGACCGGATGCCCGCGGCTCTGTACGCCGAACTGAAGAAGTTGCGCGCGGGGCTCGCCAAGCTGCCCAACTAGCGCGTCTCGCGCTGTCGCGCACGAAGGGCCGGTACTCGCGGGTGAGGGTGCCGGCCCTTTCTGCTGCCCGGGCTCCGCCTGGCGAGGCGCTCGCGGTCCCGTAGAATGGGTGCAACGACAATCAGGCACCTTCGACTCGGTGCCGCCCATATGCCTGGAGGCTCCACCATGACCGCGAACATTCCTGACAAACCCGCGCTGGAGGGCCTCGAGAGCAAGTGGGATGCGCTGTGGAGCGAACGCGGAACGTACCGATTCGACCGTGAAATGGCTCGGCGCGAGAACATCTACTCGATCGATACACCTCCGCCCACGGCATCCGGTTCTCTGCACATCGGGCACGTGTTCTCGTACACGCACACCGACCTGCACGCGCGCTTTCAGCGCATGCGCGGCAAGAGCGTGTTCTACCCGATGGGCTGGGACGACAATGGTCTGCCCACCGAACGCCGGGTGCAGAACTACTACGGCGTGCGCTGCGACCCGACCCTGCCCTACGAGGCAGACTTCGAGCCGCCGTTCGAGGGCGGCGACAACAAGAGCTCGAAGGCTGCCGACCAGAAGCCGATCAGCCGACGCAACTTCATCGAGCTCTGTGAGCGCCTGACCGTCGAAGACGAGAAGCAGTTCGAGGCGCTCTGGCACACGCTCGGGCTCTCCGTCGACTGGAGCCAGACCTACCGCACCATCGCCGACTCCTCGATGCGGGCCAGCCAGCTCGCCTTCGTGCGCAACGTGGCGCGCGGCGAGGCCTATCAGGCGCAGGCGCCCACGCTGTGGGATGTCACGTTCCGCACCGCCGTCGCGCAGGCCGAGCTCGAAGACAAAGAGCAGCCCGGCGCGTACCACCGGCTCGCGTTCCACCGGCACGGGTTCGGCGCGAGCGACGACGCCGCAGCCAACGCGGACATCTACATCGAGACCACCCGGCCCGAGCTGCTCGCGGCCTGCGTGGCGCTGGTCGCGCATCCCGACGACGAGCGCTACCAGCCGCTGTTCGGCACCACCGTGACCACTCCCCTGTTCGGCGTCGAGGTTCCCGTGGTGGCCCACCACCTCGCGCAGGCAGACAAGGGATCGGGTATTGCCATGATCTGCACGTTCGGCGACCTCACCGACGTGATCTGGTGGCGTGACCTCGACCTGCCGAACCGCGCGATCATCGGCTTCGACGGCCGCATTCTCGCTGAAGCGCCCGACGTCATCACGACCGAAACCGGCATCAACGCCTACTCGGCCATCGCGGGCAAGACCGTGTTCAGCGCCAAGCAGGCCATCGTGGAGCTGCTGCGCGACTCGGGCGAGCTGATCGGCGAGCCGAAGCCCATCATGCACCCCGTGAAGTTCTTCGAAAAGGGCGACCGCCCGCTCGAGATCGTATCGACGCGGCAGTGGTACATCAGAAACGGCGCCCGCGACGAAGAACTGCGCACGCGTCTGCTCGAGATGGCGACCGAGGTCGACTGGCACCCCTCGTTCATGAAGGTGCGTTACGACAACTGGGTCAACGGCCTCACCGGCGACTGGCTCATCTCGCGGCAGCGCTTCTTCGGGGTGCCGATTCCGGTCTGGTACCCGCTCGACGGTGACGGCAACCCGCTCTTCGATCAGCCCATCGTGGCCTCCGAGGCGTCGCTGCCGGTCGATCCGTCGACGGATGCCGCACCCGGCTTCGACGAATTACACCGTGGCACGCCGAACGGCTTCATCGGCGAGCTCGACGTGATGGATACCTGGGCGACCTCCTCGCTCACCCCTCAGCTCGCCGGTGGATGGGAGCGCGACCCCGAACTCTGGCAGCTCGTCGCACCCTTCGACCTCCGCCCGCAGGGCCAAGACATCATTCGCACCTGGCTGTTCTCCACCATGCTGCGCTCAGCCCTCGAAGACGGCCGCACGCCCTGGAAGCACGCTGCGATCTCCGGCTTCATCGTCGACCCCGACCGCAAGAAGATGTCGAAGTCGAAGGGCAATGTCGTCACGCCTTCCGACGTGCTCGAGTCGCACGGCTCCGACGCTGCGCGCTACTGGGCCGCCTCCTCGCGCCTCGGCACCGATGCCGCGTTCGACCCGCAGAACCCCACTCAGATCAAGATCGGGCGCCGACTCGCCATCAAGGTGCTGAACGCGGCGAAGTTCGTGTACTCGTTCTCGCTGCCAGAAGGGTCGCAC
Coding sequences:
- a CDS encoding glycosyltransferase — its product is MTSFGACTIIARNYLAQARVLSASFASLNPGVPLYTLVVDGDEADRSLLGIGEVVLPADLGLDSRTLHSMMTIYDVMEFSTSLKPALLMHLIRRGHKAVAYFDPDIQLFASVADVLHDAEAGGIVLTPHVLTPFPRDGKIVSEQMVMTAGIYNLGFIAVGASAFRFLAWWNDRLRFDAISDPANALFTDQRFIDWVPSLFACTISRDRGLNVAHWNLHERPLGGVAGALTAGGFPLRFLHFSGYDPRLPWLLSKHTQENPRVLLSEHPLLRTLCDEYGDALIAAGYLEQRDVAYRFDTLPNGVRLTSSIRRLVRSVERGDIEPLTPPPDAFEHPDAFASWLLRPAFGDRLATLTAIEFAVWSGRSDLRSAFSDVLVSTGQAYKDWFAHDPSAQQAKAAVESRLAPVEQIDDGSRAPQRSSLGWAVVVATVPGTDEHEIAVRLANSVLLTPGPFSVIGLHTAPDRAAQAPGIRLVEQIDRDNMIVLLAADQAVNSEISLALDHGHGRSIAVVLGDAPAVSDSPASRAAFGELWVTSRAAAERLAAETRAGTAVQTVRQVSFPLESTRSAGAVSTSEWMLDRAEGDLIVLCDAGRPGRSTVDDLLLTLEVFRAANDAVAWPSRLVVLTAQLPVADRERLAFAVGTDRRDVILVSSQVTPAEKGVLARAADIVISLHSEQPLGLVVADAMAAATPVVASGGSAQLWATDSSTASLVPLDADGRADFAHSVRALSALLRASSARDRQSRAAASALHDFSAEATAARLGLLLTATGAMQPEASAESEQGA
- a CDS encoding GDP-L-fucose synthase family protein gives rise to the protein MKQKDVLVTGATGVIGSAVVNNLAEHGYSVYAASSDQADLRDESATMALFQTVAPEFVVHLAARVHGLMGNLKSPGAIYYDNIRINSNVIEAARVSGATKIVAMGSVAMYSDGLSLPMSEADIWAGPPHSSEAGYAHAKRGMLAQLDAYKEQYDTDFAFALSTNLFGPNDRFDEVSGHVLPSLVSRFHRSVRNGEQMVVWGDGTARRDFLYSKDAAEGLRVLLESGSGVYNLASGREVSIRETVDVLKDASGYQGEVEWDASKPNGQRNRSYDISKLTGLGWSQTTSFGDAIGETYEWYDHHYTTARR
- a CDS encoding helix-turn-helix transcriptional regulator translates to MPTSTSTDLITLGRRIRHFRKNADLTLDQLGERVGVVGSQLSLIENGRREPKFSLLQSLSSELNVPLAELLSDEAPDARTALEIELARAQSGDLYASLGLPRVPASRNLPQETLEALVGMHRELIRRATESIATPEEARRANTELRDAMRERDNYLPDLEKLVEQMLARVGHQGGALSHRTVSLLAEDLGFSLIHVNDLPHSARSVTDLASGRIYLPPASIPGGHGLRSMALQAMAHRVLGHQPPSNYAEFLRQRLEINYFAAACLMPQTASVKFLAAAKARRDLSVEDFRDAFGVTHEAAALRMTNLATSHLGIDVHFLRLTDDGAIQKAYENDGLPLPHDVTGAVEGQFVCRNWAARIALTRTNRSTEFYQYTDTPSGTFWCATQTGTTAAGEFSISFGTSFADAKWFRGRDTEKRSLSRCPDESCCKRPPSDLVDRWSESAWPSARLHAHVLSPLPSGKFPGVDDREVYEFLQAHAESA
- a CDS encoding phosphoenolpyruvate carboxykinase (GTP): MSILRSDQPEPVNNRAPKASALRLVETGEIAAVAGPASPFRIDAGIAAWVSDVAALTQPDEIVWCDGSTAEWDQLTKLMISQGTLIRLNPEWRPNSFLARSDPADVARVEDRTFICSTEEIDAGVTNNWREPSAMKDELLPLFAGSMRGRTMYVVPFSMGPVGGALSQVGVQLTDSPYVVVSMALMTRIGTPVLNLITDDTEWVPALHSVGAPLVDAAGVRSDDVAWPHNPSKYIAHFPETREIWSFGSGYGGNALLGKKCFALRIASVMARDEGWMAEHMLLIKVTSPEQHVYHLAAAFPSACGKTNLAMLKPTVPGWKVETIGDDIAWMRPGPNGKLRAINPERGFFGVAPGTGIVTNQTAVDTMWGNTIFTNVALRDDGDVWWEGLTPNPPAHLIDWQGNDWTPDSKTPAAHPNARFTVTADQCPSIAPEWDDPAGVEIDAILFGGRRPSTVPLVAQAKSWSHGVFVGATMASETTAAATGAVGQLRHDPFAMLPFVGYNMADYFQHWLDMGETLGSDAPPIFQVNWFRKNDEGKFIWPGFAENSRVVEWIIRRLEGEVAARQTPIGGLPLAHEFNIERTDVTEEELQTLIGLDKQAWLTEANETEQYFGTLGDDRMPAALYAELKKLRAGLAKLPN
- the valS gene encoding valine--tRNA ligase; translated protein: MTANIPDKPALEGLESKWDALWSERGTYRFDREMARRENIYSIDTPPPTASGSLHIGHVFSYTHTDLHARFQRMRGKSVFYPMGWDDNGLPTERRVQNYYGVRCDPTLPYEADFEPPFEGGDNKSSKAADQKPISRRNFIELCERLTVEDEKQFEALWHTLGLSVDWSQTYRTIADSSMRASQLAFVRNVARGEAYQAQAPTLWDVTFRTAVAQAELEDKEQPGAYHRLAFHRHGFGASDDAAANADIYIETTRPELLAACVALVAHPDDERYQPLFGTTVTTPLFGVEVPVVAHHLAQADKGSGIAMICTFGDLTDVIWWRDLDLPNRAIIGFDGRILAEAPDVITTETGINAYSAIAGKTVFSAKQAIVELLRDSGELIGEPKPIMHPVKFFEKGDRPLEIVSTRQWYIRNGARDEELRTRLLEMATEVDWHPSFMKVRYDNWVNGLTGDWLISRQRFFGVPIPVWYPLDGDGNPLFDQPIVASEASLPVDPSTDAAPGFDELHRGTPNGFIGELDVMDTWATSSLTPQLAGGWERDPELWQLVAPFDLRPQGQDIIRTWLFSTMLRSALEDGRTPWKHAAISGFIVDPDRKKMSKSKGNVVTPSDVLESHGSDAARYWAASSRLGTDAAFDPQNPTQIKIGRRLAIKVLNAAKFVYSFSLPEGSHAVTHPLDLSMLTALDQVIVDATAAFEAYDHARALEVTESFFWTFCDDYLELVKERAYSDSSDPAAKASAVLALQAAVDVLLRLLAPFIPFATEEVWSWTHGEGSIHTSVWPTGAGTGDGAAFSPELAPALPAHAGLLGLAGQALVSIRRAKTDAKVSQKALVSSATIAGPAETIAELELAAADLREVGKIAQLYFVTGDDLEVREIVLENGSVE